The Bacillota bacterium genomic interval AGAAAGGGCAGGTTTTGCACGTAATATAATATGCGGCAGCCAGGCTATCATAGTGCTTAATAGCACCTTAGACCCTATGGCTTTGCGTCCTTGTCTTTAGACAGGTTTGTCCTTATCACGGATAATTTAATTGTTATTTACAACAACATCACAATAATACCGTCATATTTGTTTAGTTATTTTCTATTTCAGCTTCACCTTTAGTGCTTGTCATACCACTTATATAAATAGTCTTTCTCATCAACTTTACCGACATAAATATCTCGTTCGGCCCATTTTTGTATACATTTCATATATTAATATTTTGTTAAAAGCACTAAAATCCCTTTTTTTACTACTGCATAATGAAATAATGAACATATTGTCCTTATAATTTTCCCATAATATTTAGCAGGCTCTGATAACTGTCTACATCATGATACTTGACCTTGCTTGTGGACAGCTGATTGAAAAGTTTCCTGGCGCATTTTATTTTGGCCTGCTCGATAGGACGCAGGTTCAGGCTTTCCATTGTCCCTTTGGTCTCAGCTATGAAGTAAATGTGTTTTACCGTTCCTTCATAAAAGGCAATCGCCCAGTCCGGCGAGTAGTTCCCAACTGGAGTTGGAATGGCAAAGCCTTTCGGCAGCTTGGCATAGACACAGACTTCGTCGGCTTTGTCCATATCTTCCGCAAAGCGGCGTTCGACGCTCTTTTCAGCGGTTCCGTCTGTAAATACATAATCCTGGATGTTTTTATTGGTCCGGAATGCTTTTGTAAAATCGCCCGTTCCTTTTTCAGCGGTGAAAATGCTGCTGTCATACTGCTTTTCAATCTGGTCATAAGAAATATGCTCGACAATCATGGTGGCTTTTTGTTCTTTTATTAAGCGTATTGCTTTGGCAATGAACTCTTCGGGATTCTGCTTAAAGCAGGCAAATACCGGCTTTTCAAGGTCTGCCAGTATGGCCGCAACCGTACGGCGGGTGAGGGTGGTGCCTTCGGCAATTTTGCCTATCAAGTCATATTTAACCTGGCTTGTTGCAGCGTGCTTCAGGGCTTCCGTCCTGGCATTTTCCCGGACAAAGCTGTTGCCGAGGGCAATGGCGTTCCCGTCCAGCTCGTCTGTCTGCATGCCGCTTGTAACCGTGTATTGAAGCCGGGAAACGTACATGGTTTCATTGATATGTTTAATGGCTTTTTCTATCAGTTCCCGGCTGTCAAACTCGACTGTGTAGGCATACTGACGGTTGATATAATTCCAGAGGGTTTGAAATTCCTTTTTATAGAAATTCTCGTTGATGGCATTTTCCGGAATTTTTGTCTTATTGCCGTTTTCGATCATCCTGTTGAGGACGCTTTCATCAAACACGCTCTGGATCAACGCATGCACACCCTCGCCAAAGGGCGCAAGAGATTCAGGCAGGGGAGCCAGGCGGTTGTTTTCGAGATCGGTCCGGTATACTTCCGTAATGCCGTCGTTGTTGTCAATATAATCGTATTTAATGAGATAGCGGTAGATGTCCCTGGCCTCTTGCACATTAAGCACATGCGTTTTCTCGCCGGTCATAACGGTCTTGCCTGTAAAATATTCCACCGTCGCTTTCGTGGGCCGTTCATACAAGGCCTCTTTGATGCCGGTCTGCAAATCGGCGACAAAATTTTTATAGCCTTCGCTGGCGATAACCGTGAGCATGTTGATGGAGTGGACGGAATCGGCGCACTTTCCCATGTCCATCCGCTCTCCTCTTTGGTTTACACACAGGCGCAGGCCGCGGCCCACTTCCTGGCGTTTTTGGGTGGGGCTGGCACCGCCGTGCTTCAAGGTGCAGATCTGAAAGACATTGGGGTTGTCCCAGCCTTCCCGCAGGGCCGAGTGGGAAAAGATAAAGCGCACCGGTTCCTCAAAGCTTAGGAGGCGTTCTTTATCCCTAAGAATCAGGTCATAGGCCGATATGTCATCGCTTTCATCACTTCCCCGCTTGGTAGGGCTGTCTATCTTGCGGCCGTGCTTGTCAATGCTGAAATACCCTGCATGGGTTTCATGGGGATCAATGCTTTTCAAGTAACGTATATAAGGCGTATCTTCTAAAGTAATGTAATCGTTCAGCACGTTTACATACTCCTGCTCGAACATTTCCCCGTATTCGGAGTTGACTTCTTCCCCTGCTTCGTTATAAGCACGGTATTTGGCCACTTCGTCTATAAAGAAGAGGGAAAGGGTCTTGATCCCCAGTTCAAACAGGTGTTTTTCCTTTTCAAAATGCGAAATAATGGTCTCCCGGATTTGGATCCGGCGCAGGTCCTTTTCGGAAACATCGCCGACAACTTCTCCCCGGGACAGCACTTCACCGTTGGTAAAGGTCACCGTACCGCGTATGGGGTCAATATCGCTGATATGGTATCCCTTATACTGTTCCATTTCGTTGGATTCAACATAAAGGTCGTCGCCCACGCCGAGGATGCGCGCTTCGCGCTTGATATTGACAGATTTTTTGTATTCTATCTCCAACTCGATTTTGGCCATCGGCGGCTTCTTGGGCGAGATAATTATATTCTCAAGGAACAAATATCGGTCGGTTCCCCTTAAATTCTTGACTTCAAATCCTTTGACCTCGATTTTCTTTACCAGCCGTTTATTGTAAGCATCCACCGCATCCAGGACATAGACGAGATTATGGTGCTGAACATGCGTGGCCGAGTAGTTCAGGCAGAACAGGGGATTGAAATTAGCCAGTGCTTTCTGGGTCTTGTCCCCGCCCATTTTCTGCGGCTCATCCAGGACGAGGATGGGGCGGTTGGCCTTAATGACGTCAATAGGCCTGCGGCTGCCGAATTCATCCAGTTTTTCATAAATGCGGCGGGCTTCCTTGCTCCTGGCATCCTCCTTCAATGATGTATTGAAGGCCTGGATGTTGATAATCATGACATTTATGCCGCTGCTGGCGCTGAAGTTGTCAAGTTCGGTCAAATTTTGGCTGTTGTAGACGAAAAAGCGGGCTTTCTTGCCGTAATGCTCCATGAAGTGATCCTGGGTAATCTGAAAAGTCTTATATACCCCTTCACGGATGGCAATGGAAGGAACCACCACAATAAACTTGCTCCAGCCGTAACGCTTATTCAGTTCAAAAATGGTCTTTATGTAGACATAGGTTTTGCCTGTGCCGGTTTCCATTTCCACGTCCAGGCTGCAGGCCCCCAGGTGGCTGACCAAAGCCTCGGACTGCTTGATGTTGTTGCGGGCCTGCATGTTGCGGATGTTTTGCAGAAGCTGCCCGGGGGTCAGACCAAGCCGGGCGTTTTCAAAGCCGATGGCTGCGTCATCTCCCGGAGATCCAGGTTCATCAAACATGGATATTTGAGTATACTGGGGTTTCTCGTTAATACCCAAATCACGCACATAGCTGACCCGGTCGGAATAGGGCTGTCCTGCAAAGATATTTACGACGCTGTTGACGGCATCGGTCTGGTATTGCTGTATTTTAAATTGGAATTTCAAATGGATTTCACCTACTATTCAAGCTTATGATTATTCCAGCGATAAACAATCACATCTTCATCGGCATTTGTATAGTTTGGAACAGTACGTTCATACCACTGAACTGAAATATTACCAGCTTGTATATTAAAAATCTGAAGCCCATAAAGGTACTGTAATTTTGATAATGCTTCTTCGATCTTTTGTGCATCCTCGTTTGTTTTATTACCTTGTTTAACTTCACAAAATAAAATATTGCCTTCTTTAGGATCTCCATTTTCCCCGGCACGTTGATGTATTAAAATATCCGGCCTCATATTTTCATGTGAGTAACCTTTAGGTGCGGGTTTACTATCATTTCTCATTTTCCGGTACTCACAATCGATTCTGTATTTACATATACCCTCAAGGCGCTCATGACAAGAAAGCAGAGTGTGTAAATGCATAGCGATTCTTGCCGAGATACTACATTCAACACTGGATAACCGTATCAAGTCCAGATCGTATAAATATAAACGTTCTAATGCCTGACGCACTTTTTCCTTCAAATAGGCTTTATCTTTTAAATCACATTTTATATCACACATTTTACAGCACCTTCCTTATAGTTGACGGGCTGTAGGTTGCAAAAATCTGCTCAAAGTTGGTGGCGACGCTGTCGCTGGCGAGGCTGCTGTCGCGGAAAACGGCGTAATAGGGCTGCCTTTTGGCAATTTCCCTGACCACCTCATCGGTGACGTCATTGTCAAAGCAGGCCATCAGGTACCCGTCCGCCACGCTGAACACCCTTTTGCCGCCGATAACCATTTCCTCGATTTTGCTGGACAAGAGCACGCCCAAATCCAGCATGACCTGGAAGAGCAGGTCCTCCGGAGTGCGGCCGGGCTTTATGTTGTCTGTCAGGGAGGAGAGCAAATCCTGGGTGTATTCATCAGGCCTGTAGTAGACATCCTGCATATTGGTGGAATCCACCTTCAGGACGCGGAAGCCTTTATCGAATGCAGAATGAGGAATGCAGAATTCAGAATTATTGCCTTTTGTTTCATCACTCATCATTTTGCATTCTGCATTCTGCATTTTTTCAATAATTTGAGCGCCCGCCCGGCGGATGCGCTCTTTGCCGATTTCAGCAATGGTTTTATAGCCTGCCTTGTAGGCTTCGGATTTTTCGTCGCAAGGCTCAGGAAGCTGCACCATGATGAATTTGCGATTGCCGCCGTCTTCGGCGTTAAGCTGCATGACGGCATGGGCGGTGGTGGCAGAACCGGAGAAGAAGTCGAGAACAATCTCATTATCCTCTAAATATAGCATTGACGCCAAACGTTCTACTACAAAAGTAGGCTTTGGAAAATCGAATATTTCCGAATTCCCAAATAAACTTTTTATTTCTACTTTTGCATTTTGATAATTTGTTTCTTTATCAATCCATATTGTTTTAATCTTATCAGTTTTTATTGTTCCATCCACATTTTCAAGATAATCTTTCCTAAATATATCCCATGCATTCTCTTCGCCTGCCCTATTTATTCTTTTACCCACAATCATATTTATTTCCGATATTATTTTTTCCTTTCCCCAGGTCCATCTGCTTAATTCACCAGTTGGTCTTTTTGGTATAACTTCTATTGAATATTCTTTATTCTGTGTTAGAGATATTTTACCATTACTAGGATTAACATAAATAGGAAAATGCATGTTAGGCCTATCCTCTTTTTTCCATGCGCCGCCACGCTGTCGCAATCCTAAAAGTCTATATTTTTTGCCATTTTCATCAATTTCTGAGTATTCTTCTAATTTTTCTACCGGCTTCATTGTTCCTTTTAGTTGTAATGTAGAACTATTTTTAGAATACATAAGAATATATTCATGTACATTAGATAAATGCTTGCTTGCTTGTGACCCCCTTGGATTGCTCTGAATAGTCATCAATCCGATTTCATTCTTTTCCCCAAACACCTCATTGCAAATCTTTTTCAAATTCTCCACTTCATTATCATCAATACTAATGAAAATAACCCCGTCATCACTCAATAAATCCTTAGCCAGCTTCAGTCTCGGGTACATCATATTCAGCCAGTCGGTATGAAACCGCCCATTGCTTTCGGTATTTTGCACAAGCCTATTCCCTTCCTGATCATAATCCCCACTCTGCATTCTCCATTCTGCATTCTCCATTGCAAAATCATCCTCATAAATAAAATCCTTACCGGTATTGTACGGCGGGTCTATGTAGATCATCTTCACCTTTCCAAGATAGGTTTCCTGCAAAAGCTTGAGAGCGTCGAGGTTGTCGCCCTCTATGTAAAGGTTTTCGGTCGTGTCGAAATCCACGCTTTCCTCCCGGCAGGGGCGCAGGGTTTTGGCAATGGGGGCGTTGGCCAGGAGGATGGACTTTTTCTTGTCCGGCCAGGTGAACTGGTAGCGCTCCTCCGGGCCTTCCACAACAATATTTGACAGCTCCTGCCGCAGCACGTCGAAATCAATGGCGTGCTCGATGATGGGCGTACCGTCGTCCCTGTAGCCTTTGATGACCTCGGTCAAAGTATTGGGAAACAGTTCCGCAATTTTTTTGATATTTTCATCCACTTTGTTCACAGAGTGCATTTTCAGTCTGTCCATGCTCATTCTCCTTTTTCCTCGGCTAATTTTTTCTTCAAACCCTGGAGGCGGGTAAACAGTTCAAAGCGTTTTTTAGGTTGCTTTTCGCTGCGGGATAACCGTTCCAGTTTGTCAATCTCTTTTTGCAGTTTCAGGATGGTATCCTGCTTCTTTAATTTTTCATCAACAGTAAGGCTATCGCAGGAGGGAATAATATTTTTCTGCAGGGCAATCTGCTCAATGAACCCTTCCCATATGCTGTCCAGATTTAGTCCCCTGGCTTCCAGCTTAAGGTCTGTAAGCGGTGTCCAGTCTGTTTTATAAAGCTTGCCGTAATAAAGCGCAAGTTGTCCCTGCTCCTGAAATTTGAGCAGGAAGAGCAGCTTATGGGCGTTTTGCCGGGCTATGTTTTCCACTATCCGATAGTCCAGCTCCTGCTTTTTCAATTCAATGGAGAGTACAAGAATTTCTGTTGTCTCCCCGTTCTTTTCGATGTTTAAAGTATCCGGCGACAGCTTGTACTCTAAGACTATGCGTTTTACGTCGGATACGAATTTTTCTTTAAGTTCGCTGCTTAAATTTAAGTTTTTATAAAATGCCTCCTTGGGCATGTTCCGCCCGACGAATGCTTTGCCGGAAAAATTCAGCATCCTATCACCACCATGAAGCAGATCAGTTCAAAGTCGTCAAGACCGGAAATGTTACCGGTCAGGAAGGTGGTTTCGCCATTCCCGAAAAAGCTGTCTATATCCCTTTCTTCTTTGACGGTTATGATTGAGGCGACTGCCTGCCGGAGCAGCTGGGATACGCGGTCCATCTTCCTGCCGTCGTTGGTTTCCCGGTTGAAAATATGGCAGGCTTCCATATCGGGCTTTGTTTTGCCCCGGGAGAGATGGCGCATGGTATCCAGGGTGGCTTTCGGCTCCAAATGGTTGCAGATGACCTCCCCGTCGTCCCCGATGTATACCATGTAAAAAGGGTGAAGGCGGTTTTGGTTTTCGATGTTTATGGCTTTATTCACGTTCTTCAGGATAAAAATTACTCCGGGCTTTTCTCCCCGTATCACTGCGTGAATGCCGTAGGGAGTCCGGTCCAGATCCGGATGCTCTTTGATATAGGAGAGCAAGTCCATCCTGAAATCATTCAGCCCCAGGTCCATAATGGAAATGCCTGTGGTCATGTCCTCAAGGTCAACCACTTCATTCTGCAGTTTTTCCAGCTGGGCCCGGCGATAGGCCAAATCGCCGTTTTCGTCCTGGTTGATGTAGTCGTCGTCGCCGGTGGCGGTCATGACGGAAATCCGCATTCTCGCTTCCACTCGTTCCTTCAGGTTTATGTAGTCGTCCAGCGCCAAATCCGGCCAGAAGTTGACAAGCTGGATCACCTTGTTTTTGCTGCCGATGCGGTCAATACGGCCGAAACGCTGGATAATGCGCACCGGGTTCCAGTGGATGTCGTAGTTGATGCACCAGTCGCAGTCCTGCAGGTTCTGTCCTTCGGAAATGCAGTCGGTGGCAATCAGGATGTCAATATTGTTGTGATTGTTCGGCATTACCAGGTCCTTCTCCTTGGAAATTGGAGAAAAACAGGTCAAAATTGTATTCATGTCGGCAGGGAATTTGGGTATGGTGGTTCTTCCCTCAATTGAGCCTGTAATCAGGGCGCAGTCCAGTCCGAATTTTTTCTTCACAAAAGGGCTGACATGTTCATACAGGTACTCTGCCGTATCGGCAAAGGCCGTAAAGATGATGATTTTTTTATTATCCGGATTAATGGGGTTTGTGACTTTTTTCTCGATAACCCGCAAAAGCCCATTCAGTTTATAGTCATACTCCGGAGTAATATCTTCAAGCATCAAAATCAGGAGTTCCAAAACTTCCAGATCGGCGGACAAATCCCGCTGCCAGGAGAGATAATCCATATCGCGCAAATCGACTTTAAATTTTCTGCCGACGCTTAAAATATCGATATTCTGATCATCCAGATCAAGTTCGCCAAAGTCATGAACATCCTGCACGGTAACTTCCTCGCCGGACCGGAAGCTGTCAATCAGCTCCAGGGTGTAATGTATTTGTTCATAGATGCGTTTTACAGTCAGCTTAAATGAATGCACCGAGCTTTCCATCCTCTTAAGCAGATTGATGCTCATCAAACGGCGGATGCCTTCCTCGCGCCCTTTTTGCGAAAGCTGCCTGCTGTGTTCCGAATCCATATCGATATATTTGCCAAGCCTGCTGGGGAGGATATAGTTTGTCGGCGTATAGACGGACAGATTAAGCTGCATGAGCTGTTCATAAATCTGCTCATAATTGATGGCATTGTTCAGCGTGGTCAGTTTGGGACGCAAGGAAAGCGGCTTGTTGCGCTCCGGGAAACTGCCTATTTCGGATATGTCATAGTAGCGCTGGATGTGTTTACGGGAGCGGGCAATGGTCACGCTGTCCAAAACTTCAAAAAAGTCAAAATCCAGCTGCTTAAGCAGGGAAGCCGTTGTACGGGATTCAGGCGGCAGCTTGCTCCAGGCGTTATATACCTTTTGAGCCTGCCGGAAAATAGTATCAATATCTGTTTTGGTGTTTAATTTTTCATTAATTAATTCTGACTTTCCTTCATAAGCCAAAGCCAGTTGGTTGCGCAGGTCATAAAAACGGTTATTCACCGGGGTGGCGGAGAGCATCAAAACCTTTGTCTTTACGCCGGGGCGGATGACTTTGTTGAGCAGTCTGAGATAGCGGTTTTCTTTTTCCCCGTACTCACCTGTTACAGCGCCGCCGTTGCGAAAATTATGGGATTCATCGATAACGACGAGATCGTAGTTGCCCCAGTTGATGCGGTCGAGGGGCAAGCCGATAACAGAATCACCTCGTTCGCGAGACAAATCGGTATGGAAAAGAACGTCGTAACGCAGGCGGTCTTTGGCCAGCGGGTTGTTGATCAGATTGCCGCGATAAGTCAGCCAGTTATCCTTCAGCTTTTTTGGGCAAAGAACGAGGACATTCTTGTTCCTGTTTTCATAGTACTTGATGACGGCAAGGGCTGTGAAGGTTTTGCCTAAACCCACACTGTCCGCCAGTATGCAGCCGTTGTATTGCTCAAGCTTATTAATGATTGCCAGGGCGGCGTCTTTCTGAAAGCTGTACAGTTTGTTCCAGATAACGCTGTTTTTGAAACCGGTTGCTTCATTGGGCAGCACATCTTCGGAAATATCCTCAAGGAATTCGCTGAAAATGTTATACAGGGTCATAAAATAGATAAGCTCGGCGGGGTTTTCCTGGTAAACAGCCGATATGGATTCGATTACTTCTTCCGTTACATCCTGAAGACGGCTTTCATCGTTCCATACGCTGTCGAACAGGCGGATATATTCACTGCTGAAGGGAGCCTCAAATTTATTCACCATATTATAG includes:
- a CDS encoding DEAD/DEAH box helicase family protein, with the protein product MKFQFKIQQYQTDAVNSVVNIFAGQPYSDRVSYVRDLGINEKPQYTQISMFDEPGSPGDDAAIGFENARLGLTPGQLLQNIRNMQARNNIKQSEALVSHLGACSLDVEMETGTGKTYVYIKTIFELNKRYGWSKFIVVVPSIAIREGVYKTFQITQDHFMEHYGKKARFFVYNSQNLTELDNFSASSGINVMIINIQAFNTSLKEDARSKEARRIYEKLDEFGSRRPIDVIKANRPILVLDEPQKMGGDKTQKALANFNPLFCLNYSATHVQHHNLVYVLDAVDAYNKRLVKKIEVKGFEVKNLRGTDRYLFLENIIISPKKPPMAKIELEIEYKKSVNIKREARILGVGDDLYVESNEMEQYKGYHISDIDPIRGTVTFTNGEVLSRGEVVGDVSEKDLRRIQIRETIISHFEKEKHLFELGIKTLSLFFIDEVAKYRAYNEAGEEVNSEYGEMFEQEYVNVLNDYITLEDTPYIRYLKSIDPHETHAGYFSIDKHGRKIDSPTKRGSDESDDISAYDLILRDKERLLSFEEPVRFIFSHSALREGWDNPNVFQICTLKHGGASPTQKRQEVGRGLRLCVNQRGERMDMGKCADSVHSINMLTVIASEGYKNFVADLQTGIKEALYERPTKATVEYFTGKTVMTGEKTHVLNVQEARDIYRYLIKYDYIDNNDGITEVYRTDLENNRLAPLPESLAPFGEGVHALIQSVFDESVLNRMIENGNKTKIPENAINENFYKKEFQTLWNYINRQYAYTVEFDSRELIEKAIKHINETMYVSRLQYTVTSGMQTDELDGNAIALGNSFVRENARTEALKHAATSQVKYDLIGKIAEGTTLTRRTVAAILADLEKPVFACFKQNPEEFIAKAIRLIKEQKATMIVEHISYDQIEKQYDSSIFTAEKGTGDFTKAFRTNKNIQDYVFTDGTAEKSVERRFAEDMDKADEVCVYAKLPKGFAIPTPVGNYSPDWAIAFYEGTVKHIYFIAETKGTMESLNLRPIEQAKIKCARKLFNQLSTSKVKYHDVDSYQSLLNIMGKL
- a CDS encoding site-specific DNA-methyltransferase, with product MDRLKMHSVNKVDENIKKIAELFPNTLTEVIKGYRDDGTPIIEHAIDFDVLRQELSNIVVEGPEERYQFTWPDKKKSILLANAPIAKTLRPCREESVDFDTTENLYIEGDNLDALKLLQETYLGKVKMIYIDPPYNTGKDFIYEDDFAMENAEWRMQSGDYDQEGNRLVQNTESNGRFHTDWLNMMYPRLKLAKDLLSDDGVIFISIDDNEVENLKKICNEVFGEKNEIGLMTIQSNPRGSQASKHLSNVHEYILMYSKNSSTLQLKGTMKPVEKLEEYSEIDENGKKYRLLGLRQRGGAWKKEDRPNMHFPIYVNPSNGKISLTQNKEYSIEVIPKRPTGELSRWTWGKEKIISEINMIVGKRINRAGEENAWDIFRKDYLENVDGTIKTDKIKTIWIDKETNYQNAKVEIKSLFGNSEIFDFPKPTFVVERLASMLYLEDNEIVLDFFSGSATTAHAVMQLNAEDGGNRKFIMVQLPEPCDEKSEAYKAGYKTIAEIGKERIRRAGAQIIEKMQNAECKMMSDETKGNNSEFCIPHSAFDKGFRVLKVDSTNMQDVYYRPDEYTQDLLSSLTDNIKPGRTPEDLLFQVMLDLGVLLSSKIEEMVIGGKRVFSVADGYLMACFDNDVTDEVVREIAKRQPYYAVFRDSSLASDSVATNFEQIFATYSPSTIRKVL
- a CDS encoding DUF4391 domain-containing protein, whose product is MLNFSGKAFVGRNMPKEAFYKNLNLSSELKEKFVSDVKRIVLEYKLSPDTLNIEKNGETTEILVLSIELKKQELDYRIVENIARQNAHKLLFLLKFQEQGQLALYYGKLYKTDWTPLTDLKLEARGLNLDSIWEGFIEQIALQKNIIPSCDSLTVDEKLKKQDTILKLQKEIDKLERLSRSEKQPKKRFELFTRLQGLKKKLAEEKGE
- a CDS encoding DEAD/DEAH box helicase family protein, translated to VAEKSPKEKREFYIPRLHRERSLYGTEFEIKLRNELTQKAIARECADWIRKKVTFKSNSTNSGMSGFLNIQTNNRQLTYLPINGFTTVDIGCERGNNIYNMVNKFEAPFSSEYIRLFDSVWNDESRLQDVTEEVIESISAVYQENPAELIYFMTLYNIFSEFLEDISEDVLPNEATGFKNSVIWNKLYSFQKDAALAIINKLEQYNGCILADSVGLGKTFTALAVIKYYENRNKNVLVLCPKKLKDNWLTYRGNLINNPLAKDRLRYDVLFHTDLSRERGDSVIGLPLDRINWGNYDLVVIDESHNFRNGGAVTGEYGEKENRYLRLLNKVIRPGVKTKVLMLSATPVNNRFYDLRNQLALAYEGKSELINEKLNTKTDIDTIFRQAQKVYNAWSKLPPESRTTASLLKQLDFDFFEVLDSVTIARSRKHIQRYYDISEIGSFPERNKPLSLRPKLTTLNNAINYEQIYEQLMQLNLSVYTPTNYILPSRLGKYIDMDSEHSRQLSQKGREEGIRRLMSINLLKRMESSVHSFKLTVKRIYEQIHYTLELIDSFRSGEEVTVQDVHDFGELDLDDQNIDILSVGRKFKVDLRDMDYLSWQRDLSADLEVLELLILMLEDITPEYDYKLNGLLRVIEKKVTNPINPDNKKIIIFTAFADTAEYLYEHVSPFVKKKFGLDCALITGSIEGRTTIPKFPADMNTILTCFSPISKEKDLVMPNNHNNIDILIATDCISEGQNLQDCDWCINYDIHWNPVRIIQRFGRIDRIGSKNKVIQLVNFWPDLALDDYINLKERVEARMRISVMTATGDDDYINQDENGDLAYRRAQLEKLQNEVVDLEDMTTGISIMDLGLNDFRMDLLSYIKEHPDLDRTPYGIHAVIRGEKPGVIFILKNVNKAINIENQNRLHPFYMVYIGDDGEVICNHLEPKATLDTMRHLSRGKTKPDMEACHIFNRETNDGRKMDRVSQLLRQAVASIITVKEERDIDSFFGNGETTFLTGNISGLDDFELICFMVVIGC